In Setaria italica strain Yugu1 chromosome IX, Setaria_italica_v2.0, whole genome shotgun sequence, the genomic stretch CGAATCTGGTCAAGGCAAGGTGTGACTTATGCTACTTGGCTTGCCATGCCCATATTAAGCATATGGTTTGTACAGAACAATGCTCAAGTATCAAAGCGATAACGACCAGACCTTAACCAACTCAAGCAAGCTAAGCCAAGTGAGCTCCAATCTCAACATGACCCTACCATTCTTGCTCAAGTTCGATTCATCATTTATAATTGCTCAATTTTAATCCATTCCTAGCTAACCAAGTATTATTTAATCAAGcatcctataactcgcgagcgGTGATGACCTTGCCAGCTCTCGACTTCTACCAAAACTAAGCATGGATAAGCAAATTAAATTCGTGACACCTAAACAAACATACTTGCCTAGAAAGAGTGGTTCCAAATCAAGGATGGATAATGCATCAAGTAGGAGCTAAGCAAGATATACATAAATATTAACTCATGCACATACAAGACACATATACATCATTGATCCAAAATAGGGTTAAAGGAATGCTTAGGTGCCTGCCTTGGGGTTCAAAGGAAGCGTCGTCAATGACAGGCTCCGGCTTGGGCTCACCCACAACTTGCTCCGGCATTTCGatctctacatgaatgcaataaTGCATAATTAATAAATGCAtgaaagatgcaaaagatatatGAGATGCATGGAAAAGAAAGTAAACTATTTGTATCATATTAGTAAATCAATTCAAAGCATCTACTACAAGGTATAACACTTAAATCCTACACAAAACAATGATATATTCACGTTTTACTTAGAATGGTAGAACCGTAAATAACTCGTCAAGTTCCCAAAAATGGCATTGATTCCGGCTACCGATTGCAATGGGATTTGATCCTAGAGCTTCCTTAGGTGATGGGGATTCAGTTTTAGGTCATAGAAATGACAAGCACGTAGGTTTGGACGACATGCAACATCAATGGAGATAAGCTTTTACGGGGAAATGGAGGAGCTTCCAATGAAGGAGAGAGGATGGGGAAACCATAGGGGAACCTCACCAAGGATGGGGAAGGACGATTCAGAGAGCCAAAAGTTGGAGTAGAGCAGCGATGGAGGAGATCGGGCTTGGACTTGCTTCACCGGAGTTGAGGAATAAGAAAATGAAGAACAGCTTCCTGCAGCTTGATTCTTGCAAAGGGGAAGTCGACGTGGATGAGGGGGAGCTCGTCCCTAGCCTAGTCAAGACCTCGCTGGCCAGCTCCTGCTCTAGTGACAGTGCTGGCGAGCAAAGGAGGTGGAGCGGCAGGTGCTCTTGGAAAAGAACGAgtaagggagagagagaaccAGAGGGGGAAGCATGGGAGGTATTGTGGGAGGGGCGGACAGCCTGGTGACGGCGTCCGGGTATGCAAGCGACGGAAAATGGGCACATGGGCTAGAAAACGGATAGCACATGATGAAGGAACGGCGTTAGGAGGATTTGAAGGAAAAATCGATCGGTGCGGAAATTCCGAACAATTTTAGTTCCGGAAAACTCCAGAAAAAGTTAACTACGGGAAACTCCAGAAAAAGTTGCACAGTTTCGGCAACTCTCCCAGAAAAGAGAAAACTTTGGAGAATCCGCAAAAATCTCCGGATACTCCACAAAAACCTACGGAAATTCCGCAAAGCTTTTCAAAAACAACGCACAAAACATCAATGATAGCTATTCTAAGAGTTTTGGATGGATTTAGGAAGAACAGGCTCAGTGCTGAAACGAAACACACAGAACTGATTAAACATGGCAATTCAAATTGAACCACCTAGagatctccaaaaatcatgaaataaatCATGGAGATAGTATAAATCAAGGGCGATCCATTTTGCACATAGCTGGCATCATAGCTATTGCAGGTTTGGAATGAAAATTCTTCCCGAAATATTATTTTGGGGTTTTCAGGTAAGCTGTTTGGCCTCAAGATGGTCACTAAAAATCTAGGAGAAGTTACCTAAATTTATGTTTGGAGAAGTACTAATTTATCAAGCTATCTTTTATATGGTAGAAATCTAAGTTCATTCACAAGGTACATGCTAAAAGCaagtttttaatttaatttcaaGTCCAATGGTAAAGCAATTTGGCTCAAAAGATGCAATGATGCTAGAGATGATGCACATGTATGTTCCATGACATGATTAACTATTTTGGGTTGTTACACTTTCCCTAATTTCCCATGATTGTTTATAAAAAGATTTGCCAAGAGAAATTTTGGTGGAAATGTTATAAAAGGATTAAAGGAAGTTTGTTCCAAAGTTTCAAGATGATTTTGCAGCACAACTATTCGTCAACAAAGTAATTTCACGTGAGAAAGTGGACCCAAAACATAAAGGAAAACTTGGACAAAACATTGGTGCACAATCAACTCAATTTTCATACAAGTGTTTAGGCGCGGATCATCCAGCGGCGATGGCGGGATGACTTCTCCGGCAACGGTGATGGCATCCATTGGCGTTTGCTGAGGAGTGGGTGCAGACAAAAGGCGACCTGACCGCCTCATCAGAGTTCGCctgtcggcggccgcggtgggAGGCTCCATTCTGCCCCTCACTCTCCTCGGCAACAAGGGCGACACGATAGGGAAATGGTGGCAGAAGAGTACGAGGGAGGTGTCGTTTCATCATGCCATCATGCGCAGGCTAAAATGGTGGTAAGGGTTGTTTGAAtaccaggggctaaaatttagtcctatcacatcggatgttcggatgctaattaagaggactaaatatgagctaattataaaactaattgcagaaccctaggctaattcgcaagacgaatctattaagcctaattaatccatcattagcaaatggttactgtagcaccacattatcaaagcatggactaattagacttaataaattcatctcacgaattagtctccatctgtgtaattagttttgtaattagactatgtttaatacttctaattagtatctaaacttGTAATGGGACAGGACTAAAATTTAATGCCCTGAGCCAAACACTCCCTAAGTCGTCGGTCGTCGCCATAAGCCAAGGAGGCCCTTTCGAAGACTTTCGCCTACACCGGTCTGCTGTGGCAGCCTTCTTACAAGTTACATCCTGCGACGGCAACAGCTCCCAGCTACGGCATCGCTAAAATTTGTTAAAAATTGTCATATATCAAAGTGCTTTAAAATATGTTATTAAATAAGTTTGACATTGTAAGCAAGCATTTTGTGGGCAGAGTGAGTAATCGGTAGTTGGTCTATATGACGCATTCTAACATGTATGTATATTTATCTACTCTAATACATGTGGTGTGTGGACGTAGTCAACCTTGCTAGCAAGCTATCTGATCAATGGAGATTAGTGGAAGCAGCTGCAATCTGACTCAGCATCACCGCAAAGCAAGGTCAGCTAGCTAAGCGGCAATAATGAGAGGCTCCAAGCTCTCCGTGCTCTCGCTTATCCCATTCCTTCTCCTCGCGGCCGTAGgcgaggtcgccggcggtgaTCTCGCCACGTtcatcgtccacgtgcagcccAAGGAGAACCAGGCGGCGCTCGCTTCcgccggcgacagggacgcctGGTACAGGTCGTTCCTGCCCGAGGACGGCCGCCTCGTCCACGCGTACCACCACGTCGCCAACGGCTTCGCTGCCCGGCTGACGCCGGAGGAGCTCGCCGCGCTGTCCGGGGCGGCCGGCTTCGTGAGCGCCGTCCCGGAAGAGACGTACGAGCTGCACACGACGCACACGCCGCTCTTCCTCGGGCTGGACGCCCGCCAGGCCCAGATCGCCAACCATGGCTCCGagcgcggcgccggggtcatcatCGGCATGCTCGACACCGGCGTCTTCCCGACACACCCCTCCTTCAGCGACGAcggcatgccgccgccgccgagcaagtGGAAGGGGCGCTGCGACTTCACCGGAGGCCACGTGTGCAATAACAAGCTCATCGGCGCCCGCTCCTTCATGTCCCACGACTTGCGGGTGCAGCCGGTCGACGACGCCGGGCACGGCACCCACACCGCGAGCACGGCCGCGGGCGCCGTCGTGCCAGGCGCTCAGGCACTCGGTCAGGCCGCGGGTGTCGCCGCCGGGATGGCGCCCCGCGCGCACGTCTCCATGTACAAGGTGTGCAACGAGACGAACTGCCTCAGCTCCGACATACtcgccggcgtcgacgccgccgtGGGCGACGGCTGCGACATCATCTCCATGTCCATTGGTGGAGTGTCGAAGCCGTTCTACCGTGACGCCATCGCCATGGCGACGTTCGGCGCCATCGAGAAGGGTGTTTTCGTAGCCATGTCGGCTGGCAACTCCGGCCCAAACGCCAGCTCCGTGACGAACGAGGCGCCATGGATGCTCACCGTCGCCGCGAGCACGATGGACCGCTCGATTCGCTCGACGGTCCGCCTGGGTAACGgcgtcgtcctcgacggcgagTCGGTCTACCAGCCACGTGTCTCGGTCCCCACCTCCCACCCGTTGGTCTACGCTGGCACCAACGGGAAGCCGTACGCCGAGCTCTGCGGCAACGGCTCGCTCGACGGCTTGGACGTCGCGGGCAAGATAGTGCTCTGCGAGTTTGGGAGCGGGCCGGGGCGCAACATCTCGAGGATCTTGAAAGGCGCGGTGGTCcggagcgccggcggcgccggcatggTCTTGCTGAACAAATTCGCCCAAGGCTACAGCACGCTCGCTTCAGCGCACGTCCTCCCGGCGTCGCACGTCGActacgccgccgcctcggccatCAAGTCCTACGTCAGCTCCACGGCGAACCCCACGGCGCAGATCCTCGCCGGGGGAACAATACTCGGCACGTCGCCTGCTCCGTCGAtcgccttcttctcctcccgCGGGCCTAGCCTCCAGAACCCCGGCATCCTGAAGCCTGACATCACGGGCCCCGGCGTGAACGTGCTCGCCGCGTGGCCGTTCCAGGTAGGTCCGCGGACGGAGTCTCCCCTCCCGGGACCGACCTTCAACGTCGAGTCCGGCACGTCCATGTCGGCGCCTCATCTCAGCGGCATCGCAGCGTTCATCAAGAGCAAGCACCCCGactggtcgccggcggcgatcaAGTCGGCGATCATGACCACCGCCGACGTCACCGACCGTGCCGGCAACCCGATCCTCGACGAGCAACGCGAGCCCGCGGACTTGTTCGCGACCGGTGCCGGCCATGTCAACCCGGAGAAGGCCGCGGACCCCGGCCTCGTCTACGATATCGCCGCCAGCGACTACGTCGGCTACCTCTGCGGCCTCTACAATAGCCAGAACGTCTCGGTGATCGCGCGTAGGCCCGTCGACTGCTCGGCCGTCGCGGCGATCCCGGAGAGCATGCTGAATTACCCGTCGATCTCGCTCGCGTTCCGGCACGCGTGGAACCGGAGCACGCCGGTGACGGTCGAGCGCACGGTGAGGAACGTCGGGGAGGTGCCGTCGGTGTACTACGCGGCGGTCGACGTGTTTGACGACGACGTGACCGTCGGCGTGGTTCCACGCGAGTTGGAGTTCTCCGAGGAAAACCAGGAGCGGAGGTTCAAGGTGGTCGTGTGGGCGAGGCGGAATGGCGGTGGCAAGGTGGTGCAAGGCGCGCTCCGGTGGGTGTCAGGCACGTACACCGTCAGGAGCcccatctccatctccttccCTTGATACCAATGCACACGTTGCCCGTAAGTTGTGACTGATGTAAAGCTGGATTTACTTGCTAATTAACTCGACTCATATATCTCCACTATTTCCGTATATCTTCACTGTAATACATTTCAAATTTAATAGAGTTTCAAGAAGGATAATGATATGATGTGAGTTTTTTTTATTCCTAGGGCGGGAAGCTTAGAAGCTCCCATGTGAATGAACCTATCCATGAACCGAATTCGGTCTAAAAGTTGAGTGGGCCTGCTAGTACATGGGCCGTAAGGACAAAATTGATTGGAATCTAGAATTAGGGGGGACATGTGTCCCTATTGGTCCATCTTTGGGTCCGGccctgagaaaaaaaaaaaggagattgaCACTGTATTGTTTTTTTGGGGGGCGAGGTTCTATTCCTTGTTTCACGGTGGTAGGCTGGAGCAGCTGATCTCACTGGAATGGACCTCTACTACATTCTTCAAATATCATTGAGTTGAGAGACGTTGGGAAGAATCATAGAACCTTATTGTTCCCGGTCTGAACTTGAGCGAGTGATTGGTAGTACATAGGTGTTTGTAGGTTcttgaaataaaaacaaaattcaACCGGAATCTAAAATTAGTGGGGCATGCGACCCCCATTTAGCCATCTTTAGTTCCCCTGCAGAAGAGGATAATGAGATTGTCGTGGTGAACAATTTGTTATGTTGGGCGAAGGTTGTGTTCTTGTTCCTCGGATTCCTTGTTCCTTTGACCAAATGGCCATTATGGTGTGAAAGAGCTCAAATCATCATCTGAGTTGCAGGAGATGCTCAAATGTCTGGTGTGCTTCTGCATTTAGAATGTCTATGTTGTCACAACAATTAGATAGTCGATATAAAAATTAGATTTGGAACAAGTCTATGTAATCGACGTACGAGACTGGACCATGGAACTGCTGCTTCTTTCTTTGTGTTAGTTCTCACGTAAGAAACAAAAGAGGCTTTGATTCAACTGATTGGGTCATCCGGAGGTCCATCTGTGCTGACGGCCAGAGGTCTAGTGGCAAACTGCGGAACATAACTAATCAGATGAGATCCCATGTCTTAAACTAAGAGCTGAATTTCATGAAGCTCGATCCAGCACGTATGTATGAGCAAGGAAAAGGAGTCCTGCATACCTATGTGAAATAACCCAGTAGTAAACCCTAACCCGGCCTAGCGCCTCCGAGATCCAGATCCGTAACTCCGTACGCCGAGGGCTCTCGGATCACGAATAGAATTAAAGAACAGTGCAACCGACGCGGGCTATCAAtgtccgcccccgcgccgcgcctctGTTGCTTAAAGAAGAACCAAGAGATCCAAGGAAGGAGAAATCAATGTTATGTTAATAATCCCTTGCTTCCTACCCtactcctctctcctctccgtAGGAGCATCTCGGTGGCTTGGGTTAGGTTGACGCCGCCCGCCACCGACGCAACCGCCATGAATAAACTAGGAGCGGCGCGGCCTGCAACCAGCACGCGGCTAGTGCGAGCAGCGAGCGAGCGGGTGGATCTGCCTGCCTTCCAATCCATCCATGTGGCGTACGAGGCGGCAGCAGCTGCCGTGTGCCCTGCTAGGGCTCCCCGCCGCCAATCGTGCTAGCTAGCTGGTGCGCTTCCCACTACTGAACATCTCGCTTCACTTGCCGCGGATAAAGATTGAGTTTACATTGGACTATTGGTGACGTAGCGATTCGGTCACCTGCCCCGCCGATAAATGCCCTGGCGCACTGAATTGTGAACCCACGCACACACGCATGCGGAGCGCCGTGCACCGTGCATGTTCAACTCTGGGCGAAAGGACTCGTCTCCCGTAGTACGACGTTTTCTAACGAATGAATGGCCGGCGTAGCATCTGCATCGTCTGATCAGGAGCTACGAGCTACGATGTGGTGGAGCGAGGTAGAAATGTATGGTCTCCGCAGTGATCTCTGTTAACATGTGTGTTTGTGTATGACATGTTAGGCATGAGTTAGTTTGTAATCTAAACAACCTTGGACTTGTGATAGGTCGGGAGATATATCTGTTGTTGTAGATAGAATTATTGTAAATCTCTCCTCTCCTAACCAGCTCTCCAAGATTGTTAAGGTGTAATCTTGTGCCTACATATGCCACATGAGAGGCTATTACTCGCCTCAATCAACACTAATACATCGATCAACCCTAGTTTGCATGACGGTGCTTCCCTCTGCCCTCTGAGTATTTTTTACAATCTCATCGATTTTGTTGGGAAGGGATGGCATCGATTTTGCTGTGGGGTTGAAGGCAACTCAACCGCCATCATTTTATCTTCAGTGCTAGCCCACGTAGAGCACGCAGTGTTCGTTGATCTGCCGGCGCTGCACACGTACACGCTCTCGAGCAAACATGGAATACAATTATACGTACAAGGATCCGGTAGTAGGTACTCGGTATTGCAGGAATGGGATGGCACGCGCGAGCGACATCGTGATGCTGCCTTGGCTCTCTAAATCCTAAGCACAAAAGGCGACGCTTTTAACGAGCCCTCGTTCCCGCCTGATTCAGCGCAGGCCCAGCCAGCAAGACGACCTAAAAGAGAAGttggcgccgcccccgccgtgcCGAGCGCCGAGACCTGGGGGATACTGGCATACTGCTGCGTGACTCTGCTTTTCTCAGGTTGGCAAGCGCTGGCCGCTCTTTCGGCGGCATCAGCGTCGCTTGCCTGCCCCGCGAGCCCGGTGCCCATGGACATGCTTTGCCCTCAGCCTCAGGTAGTCAGGTGGTCCGGCTGCCAGGCCTCCGCGCTCGGCCGCTCTCTTCCTCTCGCTCCCACGGCTGGGAAATGCCGTGATACTTATACGGCTGTATCCGCGGTAGAATACGAGCGCTCTGCTGCTCTGTGACTGTGATCTGTGAGTATAGTAGCAGCACCTCCAGGCTCCAGTACGGGAGGCCCACATGGAATGGGGCTAACTGCCTGATTGACCTGCCTACTGACTACTGGGGGCGACGCGACCTCTGCACGGCCATGTGGCCATCACCTACCTGCCTGCCATGGAACGCGGATCGCTGTGACTGTGACTGACGTCCTATGTGGCCTGTCACTATTTACCTTACCGTACCGGGGCTGTAAATATACCCACAACAGGGCTGCTGTTACCGGCTGCCACTAGCTGGTGTCGCCGTGTCGGGAAGGAGATGTGTGGACTGCGCAATGCCACGATGTTTTTCTTGTTTGACAATAAGGAGATTAagttaaaaaaaacaataaggAGATAGCTTCATCCCAAGTGGCTACAGCCTACAGCCTTCCGTTTTCTCTCTTGACGGATCGGGAATGCGGCTGGATTTTGGATTTGCTAATCCTCTCCTCTCAGGCTTCTCAGTGTCAATCTCTCCATCTTTCCTTCCGTCCAACAAAGTGACGTAGCACCAAACAAGATGAGAACGACGTGCGAAAAGGCTGGGAGCGTGGTCCAGGCGCCGCTTCAATGTACTCGTATACACAGAGCATGGACCGCGCCCCCTGACATACCGCGCGTATGCACGGAGTATACACAAGCTAGTATACTGACGATGAGATCCGCCATCTCAGGCATTCTGTCCTTTTGCACTCGGATAGCGCGAGATGTACGTTGGGCGGGCAGTCGTACGCGTCCCATGTCCATAGTCCATGTCGCGGCTTCGTCTCCGTTCCCGAGAGCCTCCGAACGGGAACAAAGGCGTCATCCCCACCGCCGTGCGCGACCGAGCGTGATGACGAAATTTTCGCAGGGCACGCCGAGCGATGGAGAGCGGCAGCAGAGACGCGCACACGCCGATCATGCGcgtcgcggcgcggcgcggagaCCAGAACGAGACAGGGACGGGCACGGGTGGCGCACGCTTGGTCTGGATCACGGGGAATGGCCGGAGCACTGCGGGATGCTATGGCCTATGCCCCGCTGGTCCCTCCACCGCTCCACTCCTCAACTCGCAACCGTTTTCCCCACTAGCTAGGAATCGCCACCTTTTCCCTTCAAATCGATCGATCGCCTACCTAGCTTTACGAAAGCTCCCGATATGGATGGAGTACACGCTGAGAGTCTTGTTCTTGTAGGTGGGATACGTGGTGCCTCGCCCAGCGTAATGTTGTCCTGTCCTCGTCGACGCTGACACGTTGCTGCGCAATACTACGGCGGTGCGCTACGGCGACTCTCTGCAGCGTGCCAGTCTCTCTAGACTTCACCGTCTAGTAGATTCCTAGAAGAATGAATTGCACCGACGTCCGGCGACATTACGACGAGAACGTGCAGGCCTCTGGAGCCAAATTTCCCCATCTCTACTCTCTGAACTCAACGTGCTGTGAGCCTGTAACCGAGAGCGTTGCAGATGCCGTGCCTGCGGGGCGAATTGAATGGCCTCTGGCCGTTTACAGTTACACCACGGGATGGAACCCATGGTTTCACCGAAACCTACCTCGTTCCCTCTCGGGACTTCCCCCAAGAACCCACCCGTTTCGGGTCACTAGTAGTAGCACTGGTGTAGCCGTCTCGGCATGGTAGGTGGGTAACGAACTCGTCAGTCTTTGACATCAGCGTGCACAGAGCAGCGTCGCCAGAAATGGGCACTTCCGGGGTGGCATCGCTGATGAAGACTGCAGGTGGCAACGCACATCTTGATGACCGGCCTCTTTCGTGTCCTTGGCCGCCTAAGCACTACACATTAGAGAAGAAAACTGAAAAAGACACGCATTTGGGGGAAGATTTAAAATCAAAAGCGGTCTTGATCGTCGAAGGAGCACGGGGTCATCATCGTATATGGAAAGCTTAGCTCTTAAGCTCGCTGGTGTTTTTTTGCTCCCTCTCCTGCTTTTCTATACACTGTATCTTTGCACTGGCCCAACACTTTGCCGACAGCCTGAACATACACAGGTGTACCACTACTAACGCGGCGTGGATGTATTTGCGCCCATTTTTCTCCTTTACATTACACGTGCAGACCCACCCACATCCAGACATCCTGACGTGCAAATGTGCCAACTAGGAGTATACGGAAACTAGCTGATAGTCCGGCCAAGCCATGCATTCCTGGTGGAGAATTCTATGGCCACTACCACGGTACCACCAAAGCTTTTCATGCCACATTCAAATctcatttatttctttttgtcaAAGACAACGCGGCACATCTAGGAAAACAAATACTACTGGGTTCTAACTTCCAAATGAATTAATAACGAGGCTTTGGTTAGGGCTTTTTTGGAAAACACAAATCTCCTCCAATACACTTGGATTTGAGTGAAAAATATAGTAATAAATCTCTTCCAATACACTTGGATTTGAGTGAAAAATATTGTAATAAGGTCAGTCTTAGTGAAAGTTTCATTGACATTAAATTTCATGCTACATTAGCAATTTTACTAATTTGACAAGGTCTTTATGAGGAGATTGATGTgagagtttcatcatatgtgtgagaggagtttcatccccgtAACACTCAAGAGGCACGATTACCTAGCTTACAGTTTTGGTAATAGtgcaataaaactgtgcactaATTTTCATGTCAATTCCTTCCGATACGTATACTAGTTTTGAAGGGATTATCATGTATAAAAAAATGTCTTCAGTGCTAATCTACCAAACAAAACAAAGTAGGAAAGCCGGGCCTCTATAATTTCTACTGTTACAGCTTTGACCAGTTTCGACTAGTAGTGAGCTTGAGCCTGGGCCCCTGGGGCTTTTCTGAACAGAGTAGGGACGAATTGCGACGGAAGGACGAGACGAGCCCCCATTGTCAGATGGCCATCTCTAGATCGCAGTCGCAGGGAGGAGAGGCCATGGTGGCCACCCCGCACCATGATGAGCTGCCCATCTTTGTCGTGTTCTTGCTTCCCTCCCTACTCTCCGGTGCCCTGCCCGGCTGCACCCGTACACACACGGGCCGCGGCTAGCCTGCTACAGGCCTACAGCCACTTTTCTAaaccctctttctttcttccgtCCTCCGCTGtccgctcccccttccctctctctcttgttACGCGGACAGAGGGCAGCAGACGGAGGAGCCATTATAATAGCACACGATAGCCAAAAGCTCCACTGGAGACGAGCAGCTACCTGCTACCCCCCACTGTCACTCCTCCCAAGAGCCCACCTCCAAAGAATCCTAGAATCCAAGAAAGGCAGCAGCAAAAACAGGGGAGgtctgaaggaggaggagaaggtggtGCTGGAGGGGAAGACCAGTGTGTGAAGACCACGGTCTCTCACACACTCGCACACTCAGTGTGTGCGGCGcggtcttcttctttgaccacCTTCTCGGAGTGGGGGGCTAGCCATGGGGAGGTGGTGGCCGGCTGCCCTGCTGGGCTGCGCGGTCGCGGTGGCCGTGCTGGCGGCCGCCGTCGAATGCGCGGTGACGTACGACAAGAAGGCGGTGCTGATCGACGGCCAGAGGCGGATTCTCTTCTCCGGATCCATACACTACCCCAGGAGCACCCCTGATGTAACTGCATTCCtcaaaatcttttcctttttcctctttcccCGGGAGGTTCTTTAGATGGGTTATGGCTGTGGTCGGCGGTTTCTTGATACAATGTTCTGAAAAGCAATCTGCTTTCCTATTTAGCTGCTGGTCTTTCTTCCACGGGCAGTTTCTTGGATGGGGTTACAGAAGGAAGGATTTTGAGATTTTATCGGGGTGCTGTCTTCCATTTCTCTGTTCTCCCCAGCAACCATGTTTCTCGGTTCTTAATTTGTTGCTCAGCATTGGGATAATCTGGTGTTGTAGCTAGAAATTTTTGACAAAAACAACTATTTTGGGTGGTTTTGTGGCTTATCTTTGGAATCTACTGGTGCTATAGTGATTGCCTCTTCTTGCCTTTCTTAATCAGATGTGGGAAGAGCTGATTCAGAAGGCTAAAGATGGAGGCTTGGATGTGATTCAGACTTATGTCTTTTGGAATGGTCATGAGCCTACTCCTGGAAATGTAAGCAATTTAACACCTCTTCAGCTCTTCCATTCCGCTGTCATTATCATGTCACACCGGATTCCAATGGTATTTTCTCGCTTTGCGCAGTACTATTTCGAAGAGAGGTACGATTTGGTCAGGTTCGTAAAGACTGTCCAGAAGGCCGGGCTGTTTGTACATCTCCGCATCGGTCCCTATATTTGTGGCGAGTGGAATTTCGGGTATCCCTCCATTTCTTGAAAACACCTCTGTAAAATGGAGTATTATGTTCTCCAGTTTATGTGTATGTACATGCAGCACTCCTGTTTCTTGACTTCTGTTGCGATGCAATTTCCTAGTGGCTTCCCAGTTTGGTTGAAGTATGTACCAGGCATCAGCTTCAGGACAGATAACGAACCTTTCAAGGTGGGTCCGTGAGGTCACCAACATTCTGGATCTAGTTGGAGATGCTTAttattttttcatggttgtaATGCTGCCTTTTGTTTTGCAGACGGCAATGCAGGGTTTCACTGAGAAAATTGTGGGAATGATGAAGAGTGAAAAACTCTTTGCTTCCCAAGGTGGCCCTATTATCCTCTCTCAGGCGAGTATAACTGTATAAGTGTATACACATTATCCAAAGTTTGGTGCATAGGTTTATAGTTGAGTTACTGCATTTGGTGATAAGCAACTGCACCTTCTACAACATGCTAATATGCTTCGAGATTTTGGACTATTGGTATTAGCATATTTAACATTTGAGCGCTCTGCTAGTTTATGCTGTTACACCTTGATACGAGTCTGAAATTAGCATTTTGTGGATAGTGATTTCTAGTTGATTCATCTTGATTTGCATATGTTCCCAGTAGTTCATAATG encodes the following:
- the LOC101785789 gene encoding subtilisin-like protease SBT1.7, encoding MRGSKLSVLSLIPFLLLAAVGEVAGGDLATFIVHVQPKENQAALASAGDRDAWYRSFLPEDGRLVHAYHHVANGFAARLTPEELAALSGAAGFVSAVPEETYELHTTHTPLFLGLDARQAQIANHGSERGAGVIIGMLDTGVFPTHPSFSDDGMPPPPSKWKGRCDFTGGHVCNNKLIGARSFMSHDLRVQPVDDAGHGTHTASTAAGAVVPGAQALGQAAGVAAGMAPRAHVSMYKVCNETNCLSSDILAGVDAAVGDGCDIISMSIGGVSKPFYRDAIAMATFGAIEKGVFVAMSAGNSGPNASSVTNEAPWMLTVAASTMDRSIRSTVRLGNGVVLDGESVYQPRVSVPTSHPLVYAGTNGKPYAELCGNGSLDGLDVAGKIVLCEFGSGPGRNISRILKGAVVRSAGGAGMVLLNKFAQGYSTLASAHVLPASHVDYAAASAIKSYVSSTANPTAQILAGGTILGTSPAPSIAFFSSRGPSLQNPGILKPDITGPGVNVLAAWPFQVGPRTESPLPGPTFNVESGTSMSAPHLSGIAAFIKSKHPDWSPAAIKSAIMTTADVTDRAGNPILDEQREPADLFATGAGHVNPEKAADPGLVYDIAASDYVGYLCGLYNSQNVSVIARRPVDCSAVAAIPESMLNYPSISLAFRHAWNRSTPVTVERTVRNVGEVPSVYYAAVDVFDDDVTVGVVPRELEFSEENQERRFKVVVWARRNGGGKVVQGALRWVSGTYTVRSPISISFP